From one Chryseobacterium sp. 3008163 genomic stretch:
- a CDS encoding peptidoglycan-binding protein LysM, protein MKKQIFIAMLSLIAVGTHQVQAQHSDHVGTSVNINLADIISIDEGSVASGGAVDFNYVNTTDYNSSKSVTVPNSLVINSSKNFDVKIKSEGANFVSGANLIPVDVLQVKAISGGSLMGTMNEVTLSTNDQVLVSNASLGSNQILNIAYSISAEKASKVLLGKPKGTYTQTITYTATAL, encoded by the coding sequence ATGAAAAAACAAATCTTCATCGCCATGCTATCTCTAATAGCAGTAGGAACTCATCAGGTTCAGGCGCAACATTCAGACCATGTGGGTACGTCAGTCAATATTAATTTAGCAGATATTATTTCAATCGACGAAGGAAGTGTTGCCTCAGGAGGCGCTGTAGATTTTAATTATGTGAATACAACAGATTATAATTCTTCAAAAAGTGTAACGGTACCCAATAGTTTAGTCATAAATTCCTCCAAAAATTTCGATGTAAAAATAAAATCTGAGGGCGCAAATTTTGTAAGTGGCGCAAACCTTATTCCTGTAGATGTATTACAGGTAAAAGCGATATCAGGGGGAAGCTTAATGGGAACTATGAATGAGGTAACTTTATCTACAAATGATCAGGTGCTTGTAAGTAACGCAAGTTTAGGTTCAAACCAAATTTTAAATATTGCTTATTCTATTTCGGCAGAAAAAGCATCAAAGGTTCTTCTAGGAAAACCCAAAGGAACATATACGCAAACAATAACTTATACTGCAACTGCATTGTAA
- a CDS encoding peptidoglycan-binding protein LysM: MTKQFAIAALTIGAIVLGTNNVQAQNTTATTTVNITLNDVISIDAGSTAIGNTVDFNYATAADYNSDQTITKANSLKVTSTKNFNVKVKAGGANFMNGTNLIPVDVLTIKAAAAAGTMGGTKSAVVLSATDQTLVANAPLGSALTLNLDYTIPAAQSSSNKILGKPAGTYTQTVTYTATAL, from the coding sequence ATGACAAAACAATTCGCAATCGCAGCCTTAACTATTGGAGCAATCGTATTAGGCACTAACAATGTTCAGGCTCAAAATACAACCGCAACAACGACCGTAAACATTACCCTGAACGATGTGATATCTATTGATGCGGGAAGTACTGCAATTGGTAATACGGTTGACTTTAACTATGCTACTGCAGCAGACTACAACTCTGATCAAACCATTACTAAAGCCAACTCTTTGAAAGTTACTTCAACGAAGAACTTTAACGTTAAAGTAAAAGCAGGGGGTGCTAATTTCATGAATGGAACCAACTTAATCCCTGTAGATGTTTTAACAATCAAAGCTGCTGCGGCTGCTGGAACAATGGGCGGAACAAAAAGCGCTGTAGTTTTATCTGCAACTGACCAAACTTTAGTTGCAAATGCTCCACTTGGAAGTGCATTAACGTTGAATTTGGACTATACAATCCCTGCAGCGCAATCATCTTCTAATAAAATTTTAGGCAAGCCAGCTGGAACTTATACACAAACAGTAACTTATACCGCAACTGCTTTATAA
- a CDS encoding peptidoglycan-binding protein LysM, producing the protein MTKQFAIAALTIGAIVLGTNNVQAQNTTATTTVNITLNDVISIDAGSTAIGNTVDFNYVTAADYNSDQTITKANSLKVTSTKNFNVKVKAGGANFMNGVNLIPVNVLTIKAAAAAGTMGGTKTAVVLSATDQTLVTNAPLGSALTLNLDYTIPAAKSSSADILGKPAGTYTQTVTYTATAL; encoded by the coding sequence ATGACAAAACAATTCGCAATCGCAGCCTTAACTATTGGAGCAATCGTATTAGGAACTAACAATGTTCAGGCTCAAAATACAACCGCAACAACAACAGTAAACATTACCCTGAACGATGTGATCTCTATAGACGCCGGAAGTACTGCAATTGGTAATACGGTTGATTTTAACTATGTTACTGCAGCGGACTATAACTCTGATCAAACGATTACTAAAGCCAACTCTTTGAAAGTTACTTCAACGAAGAACTTTAACGTTAAAGTAAAAGCAGGGGGTGCTAATTTCATGAATGGAGTTAACTTAATCCCTGTAAATGTTTTGACGATCAAAGCTGCTGCAGCTGCCGGAACAATGGGCGGAACAAAAACCGCTGTAGTTTTATCTGCAACTGATCAAACTTTAGTTACGAATGCTCCACTAGGAAGTGCATTAACGTTGAATTTGGATTACACGATTCCTGCAGCGAAATCATCTTCAGCCGACATTTTAGGTAAACCAGCCGGAACTTATACGCAAACAGTAACTTATACTGCAACAGCTTTATAA